A genomic region of Vanessa tameamea isolate UH-Manoa-2023 chromosome 11, ilVanTame1 primary haplotype, whole genome shotgun sequence contains the following coding sequences:
- the LOC113402605 gene encoding uncharacterized protein LOC113402605 yields MATYYNQYQIPQAYNLPVMVTEWSPLVSTVQVRNVYTSPVQHIPVAIITPQLITPICPYAGALITADPILNSIVQNAVVPETIPALCTSLYSQMYKTEVDYVQESMSTVVEVFNDQNKYSGKESALPEQIAEDVINESKVIDPVEFYLTLPKELFPTARMLAIDPNTIIDEFCKITTINENVSWILDLEFGVPRIPVTRAIAVYDVKFNSIHCKNTPSAIHPGFEKCNSDFKRVILFYYDCIVSNWYKGYIILNYDKSVENFQSWLLIPMQIFGMCWP; encoded by the coding sequence ATGGCTACATACTACAATCAATACCAGATTCCACAAGCTTATAACTTACCAGTTATGGTTACCGAGTGGAGTCCTTTAGTAAGTACAGTGCAAGTTCGTAATGTTTACACTTCACCTGTCCAACATATACCAGTTGCCATTATAACTCCACAATTAATAACGCCAATATGTCCGTACGCAGGAGCTTTGATTACTGCAGACCCAATATTGAATTCTATAGTTCAAAATGCAGTAGTACCAGAAACAATACCGGCTTTATGCACTTCATTATATAGCCAGATGTATAAAACTGAAGTTGATTATGTACAAGAGTCAATGAGCACAGTGGTTGAAGTTTTTAATGATCAAAATAAGTATTCTGGAAAAGAATCAGCATTACCTGAACAAATAGCAGAGGATGTTATTAATGAATCAAAAGTAATAGACCCTGTTGAGTTCTACTTAACGTTGCCTAAAGAACTATTTCCAACAGCAAGGATGCTTGCTATTGATCCAAATACAATTATAgatgaattttgtaaaataacaacaataaatgaaaatgtatcttGGATTTTAGATTTAGAATTTGGTGTACCAAGAATACCTGTTACTCGAGCGATAGCTGTGTACGATGTAAAGTTTAACAGTATCCATTGCAAAAATACACCGAGCGCAATACACCCAGGATTTGAGAAGTGCAATAGTGATTTTAAGAGagtaatactattttattacgaCTGTATTGTATCAAATTGGTATAAAGGCTACATTATTCTTAATTATGATAAGTCTGTTGAGAATTTTCAATCTTGGCTTTTAATACCAATGCAGATTTTTGGCATGTGTTGGCCTTGA
- the LOC113402594 gene encoding serine proteinase stubble isoform X1 codes for MHAARAPGVVVMSWWWALALLALYAPARASPRAGTGELFYSYQMSRKSCSVGGARGACMWVQECNRVGGVHAGVCVDGFMFGSCCRLPDKPLVTETTSPVTITERPYTAPPSARPSTSSAPIETSTQTSRPNLQTVRPSFMTKPIDGAPTSYSYRPPEINLPSVDNLQANSEQNSDIVNKITYSSVNKYQNVHRPSSEVETSPHNKISSSLSIMSGARPMAVSEQHGENSISSGHMMSRPNNLNTIHWQATTEPAFITKPRPNWDKPVGKPKPTKKFTTTTSKPHKNYMKPKDPSQNMINKTDESTSAPMHTMAATNAIECGVTAMWPRPETRIMGGQDSSFGRWPWQVSVRRNSFFGFSSTHRCGGAIINEGWIATAGHCVDDLLTSQIRIRVGEYDFSSVSEQYPYVERGVARKAVHPKYNFYTYEYDLALVKLDSSVQFAPHISPICLPASDDLLVGENATVTGWGRLSEGGVLPSVLQEVQVPIVSNERCKSMFLRAGRHEFIPDIFLCAGHERGGHDSCQGDSGGPLQVKGKDHKYFLAGIISWGIGCGEANLPGVCTRISKFVPWILQTVNS; via the exons GTTATCAAATGTCGCGCAAGTCGTGTTCGGTTGGAGGTGCTCGCGGTGCGTGTATGTGGGTGCAGGAGTGCAACCGAGTGGGCGGTGTGCACGCCGGCGTGTGCGTCGATGGTTTCATGTTCGGTTCATGTTGCCGCTTACCGGACAAGCCGCTGGTCACAG agACAACAAGTCCAGTGACAATAACAGAACGACCGTACACAGCGCCACCCAGTGCCCGACCCAGCACTTCGAGCGCGCCAATAGAAACTTCAACTCAAACCTCAAGGCCGAACTTGCAAACAGTGCGGCCGTCGTTCATGACGAAACCGATAGATGGCGCGCCAACATCATACAGTTATCGCCCGCCTGAAATTAATTTACCTTCTGTAGACAATTTACAAGCGAATAGCGAACAAAATAGtgatatagttaataaaataacatatagcAGTGTAAATAAGTACCAAAATGTACATAGGCCGAGCAGTGAAGTGGAAACTAGTCCCCACAACAAAATTTCGTCTAGTCTTAGCATAATGTCGGGTGCGCGACCTATGGCCGTGTCTGAACAACACGGAGAAAACAGCATTTCATCAG GGCACATGATGTCGCGACCGAACAACTTAAACACTATCCACTGGCAAGCAACTACAGAACCAGCTTTCATTACGAAACCAAGACCTAACTGGGATAAACCTGTAGGAAAACCCAAACCAACGAAAAAGTTCACCACTACTACAAGCAAACCACATAAAAACTATATGAAACCTAAGGATCCGTCTCAAAACATGATCAATAAAACCGACGAGTCTACGTCGGCGCCGATGCATACTATGGCAGCAACCAATGCCATTG AATGTGGTGTAACTGCTATGTGGCCACGACCAGAAACGCGTATCATGGGCGGTCAAGATTCTTCGTTTGGTCGCTGGCCGTGGCAGGTCTCTGTTCGAAGAAACTCTTTCTTCGGCTTTTCATCGACACATAGATGTGGCGGTGCCATTATCAATGAAGGATGGATCGCGACAGCTGGACACTGTGTTGATGA TCTCCTGACATCTCAAATAAGGATACGTGTGGGGGAATATGACTTTTCTTCGGTGTCGGAACAGTATCCTTACGTTGAAAGAGGTGTCGCCCGAAAAGCAGTTCATCCGAAGTACAATTTCTATACCTATGAATACGATCTTGCTTTAGTAAAGTTAGATTCGTCTGTTCAATTTGCACCGCACATTTCACCAATATGTCTACCAGCGAGTGATGATCTGTTAGTGGGAGAAAATGCTACGGTCACAGGATGGGGAAGACTGTCCGAAGGAGGAGTACTTCCTTCAGTTTTGCAAGAG GTGCAAGTACCGATAGTGTCCAACGAACGATGCAAATCGATGTTTCTCCGAGCGGGTAGACATGAATTCATTCCTGATATCTTCCTCTGCGCTGGCCACGAGAGAGGCGGCCACGATTCATGCCAAGGAGATTCGGGTGGTCCATTACAG gtcAAAGGGAAGGATCATAAATACTTCTTGGCGGGTATCATAAGTTGGGGCATCGGATGTGGCGAGGCAAACTTACCGGGAGTTTGTACGAGAATATCTAAGTTTGTCCCTTGGATATTACAAACAGTAAACTCTTAA
- the LOC113402594 gene encoding serine proteinase stubble isoform X2, protein MHAARAPGVVVMSWWWALALLALYAPARASPRAGTGYQMSRKSCSVGGARGACMWVQECNRVGGVHAGVCVDGFMFGSCCRLPDKPLVTETTSPVTITERPYTAPPSARPSTSSAPIETSTQTSRPNLQTVRPSFMTKPIDGAPTSYSYRPPEINLPSVDNLQANSEQNSDIVNKITYSSVNKYQNVHRPSSEVETSPHNKISSSLSIMSGARPMAVSEQHGENSISSGHMMSRPNNLNTIHWQATTEPAFITKPRPNWDKPVGKPKPTKKFTTTTSKPHKNYMKPKDPSQNMINKTDESTSAPMHTMAATNAIECGVTAMWPRPETRIMGGQDSSFGRWPWQVSVRRNSFFGFSSTHRCGGAIINEGWIATAGHCVDDLLTSQIRIRVGEYDFSSVSEQYPYVERGVARKAVHPKYNFYTYEYDLALVKLDSSVQFAPHISPICLPASDDLLVGENATVTGWGRLSEGGVLPSVLQEVQVPIVSNERCKSMFLRAGRHEFIPDIFLCAGHERGGHDSCQGDSGGPLQVKGKDHKYFLAGIISWGIGCGEANLPGVCTRISKFVPWILQTVNS, encoded by the exons GTTATCAAATGTCGCGCAAGTCGTGTTCGGTTGGAGGTGCTCGCGGTGCGTGTATGTGGGTGCAGGAGTGCAACCGAGTGGGCGGTGTGCACGCCGGCGTGTGCGTCGATGGTTTCATGTTCGGTTCATGTTGCCGCTTACCGGACAAGCCGCTGGTCACAG agACAACAAGTCCAGTGACAATAACAGAACGACCGTACACAGCGCCACCCAGTGCCCGACCCAGCACTTCGAGCGCGCCAATAGAAACTTCAACTCAAACCTCAAGGCCGAACTTGCAAACAGTGCGGCCGTCGTTCATGACGAAACCGATAGATGGCGCGCCAACATCATACAGTTATCGCCCGCCTGAAATTAATTTACCTTCTGTAGACAATTTACAAGCGAATAGCGAACAAAATAGtgatatagttaataaaataacatatagcAGTGTAAATAAGTACCAAAATGTACATAGGCCGAGCAGTGAAGTGGAAACTAGTCCCCACAACAAAATTTCGTCTAGTCTTAGCATAATGTCGGGTGCGCGACCTATGGCCGTGTCTGAACAACACGGAGAAAACAGCATTTCATCAG GGCACATGATGTCGCGACCGAACAACTTAAACACTATCCACTGGCAAGCAACTACAGAACCAGCTTTCATTACGAAACCAAGACCTAACTGGGATAAACCTGTAGGAAAACCCAAACCAACGAAAAAGTTCACCACTACTACAAGCAAACCACATAAAAACTATATGAAACCTAAGGATCCGTCTCAAAACATGATCAATAAAACCGACGAGTCTACGTCGGCGCCGATGCATACTATGGCAGCAACCAATGCCATTG AATGTGGTGTAACTGCTATGTGGCCACGACCAGAAACGCGTATCATGGGCGGTCAAGATTCTTCGTTTGGTCGCTGGCCGTGGCAGGTCTCTGTTCGAAGAAACTCTTTCTTCGGCTTTTCATCGACACATAGATGTGGCGGTGCCATTATCAATGAAGGATGGATCGCGACAGCTGGACACTGTGTTGATGA TCTCCTGACATCTCAAATAAGGATACGTGTGGGGGAATATGACTTTTCTTCGGTGTCGGAACAGTATCCTTACGTTGAAAGAGGTGTCGCCCGAAAAGCAGTTCATCCGAAGTACAATTTCTATACCTATGAATACGATCTTGCTTTAGTAAAGTTAGATTCGTCTGTTCAATTTGCACCGCACATTTCACCAATATGTCTACCAGCGAGTGATGATCTGTTAGTGGGAGAAAATGCTACGGTCACAGGATGGGGAAGACTGTCCGAAGGAGGAGTACTTCCTTCAGTTTTGCAAGAG GTGCAAGTACCGATAGTGTCCAACGAACGATGCAAATCGATGTTTCTCCGAGCGGGTAGACATGAATTCATTCCTGATATCTTCCTCTGCGCTGGCCACGAGAGAGGCGGCCACGATTCATGCCAAGGAGATTCGGGTGGTCCATTACAG gtcAAAGGGAAGGATCATAAATACTTCTTGGCGGGTATCATAAGTTGGGGCATCGGATGTGGCGAGGCAAACTTACCGGGAGTTTGTACGAGAATATCTAAGTTTGTCCCTTGGATATTACAAACAGTAAACTCTTAA